CTCGAGCCACGTTCACCCGTGCCCGTTTCAATTGAGTCAGATCAGTTCGAACGTCGATCTCGTAGATCTAGGCAATCCTGCGGATCTGCGATTCCTCCTGAGACGAAAAGGAGTCGCACATTACTAAACCATTCCTGCAGGACAAAGAatgcaaatgaatttttcagaaagAAACTTAGAATAGATatttgtttttgaaatttacaaGATTGGCTGTGGTCCAGAGATTCTTTCGTTGTTTCTCTCGTTCGCATCGACAGCCGCGTTCCGGTAACGTAGCATTCGCAGTGATCGTCGCCGGAGATAGGATTAATTAAGCGCGACGTAACGTCGCTGCGTCAGCGGCCGATCAATTTAGAATGCAACCAACGTAGTACATATCTACCCAGAAACGTGCAGCCTTTCACTGACGCACGAGGACTACCGGACCCTTCTGTCGCGAGACTTCCAGTGAAACGGGGAAAATCCGTCGGGCCTGACCCACATATCTGACTTTCTTCAAGCACCGTGCACCTGATGCGATCGCCTCATTCGATTCGGACTATAAAACAAGCCTTCGGTTAGGAAAACCATATATATTTCCAGCGAACCGAAAGACAACATTggatagatataaaatataagtaatttcaaatagaacATTCTTGGTTATCTTGAACAGCATATTGCATTCCAATATGAATGCAACAAGAAGGACGAAATGCCAGCACAGATGTGCGAATTCATTAGGAACAGCGATGCTGAATGAAAGACAGTGCGGCGTTCCGTCGCGGTGTCCGACAGATACgggatttatttatagtatgaACGTGCGAATTTCCGCAGGAAGATAGCCGCTACCAGGAAACTCCCAGTTTTGGTGAAGCACGAAAGAATTGCAACGTTGTGGAATGCCGCGACGAAGTTCATTAATGGAACCAGTTCCGCGTACGGCCAGTGGCACGCGAGGTTTGTGGTTCTTTATCGATTCGTATTTTCACGAGAAGACAAGGAAAACGTAAGGATACTGGGAACCGTGTACATCGTCTGGCTTTCGGTTCGTTGAAACACAATTTTAGCAGCGTGCCCGACGAGAAAAACTGGTTCGGATCGccaaattgaaatgaattcgacAGAGGTGGCAAACGCGTCAATACATCTGCGGAAAAACGACGCTCCATTCAGCTTGATTACGTGCGAGACGTCGCGAAGAGGAATCCCGTTGCTATCGCATTACTTCGCACGTCTGTAGTTGCAACTTCCACTACGCAATCATAATCAGCTATGGTCTGCAACGCCTACAACGACTGCAACGCGGACCAATTGCGCCTGGAACTTCCCGTAGCCGCTAGAAGGGGGAATCGCACTGTCGAAGAACCGGCTCCGCTTCGAATGAACCCAATACAGCCCGGACAAACCGGTGGGAATACCGCGCGCCGTAGAATTGACGTCAGGTAAATGGAACCTGCGCAGGTAAAAGCTGCAGGTTGATTTACAGGTCTCCCTTGGACGGTCTTCCAGGTAACAATGTTTCAAGAGCCGGGTCCAGCTATCGACAAGACAGAAGCGCGTTAACTGTTGGGGCCATTAAAACTTGAGTTGAAAGAAAATGcctaacaattattaacaaacgaaatagaaataatcggagaatttcataaattctttACCTTTATCTATATCGTTCGCAAGAACTGTTGTCGCGCCAATAAGTTTCGCGGCAATGGCAGCGGCACCGCAGCCAGTACCAAGATCCAACACCCTGTTCCCCGAAGTCGGAAAGATATTCTTCCCCTCGTCCAAGATGAACCTCGTTAAAGCCTGTCCACCTGGCCAGTAAATGGACCAGAAAGGCTCGGAGAAGACGCGTTTCTTTATCTCGTCCGCTTCTAAAACGCTGGCGAACGGGGCATGATAGAGATTACAGTTCGGCGTCAGAAGGAACAGCTTGATTTCCGGTGTCATGTGGTTCCTCGAGATCTCCGTGTTGCCCAAAATCGTTTGGACCACTTCGGGTTCAAGAACGCATCCCCGAGGAATGCGTCGAGAGCCGGTGACGCGGTACCAAGTCCTCCAGATGTTCGCCATGACGCCGCCGCGGAATATTAACGTTCTTCTCACGATCGCGCCTCAGCTTAAACAAAGCATTTCTATAAGGAGGTCGGTTTCAGGAAGCGATCTAAATATAGCCCGGCAATCGACGTAAATACTTGATGGATCAAGATACCAGGAATTGATCGCGATCAACGGTTTTGcgtttcagaatatttttaaacagcgATTAGAGACGATAGTATCGTAATTGTATTCCTTTCCCGTTTTTTCGGTTAAATAATCGGGTTGGACATTTGAAATGTGTCGCAGATCTACCTTTTGAAATTCGAATTGTCGAGTTTGATCTGTTGCACAATTTTCATACAATGTTTCTAACCGTCGAAGTGGCGACGCTcgtttatgtatattaaagaCTGATAAAATCTGTGGCGATAAGCGACCGGAGATATCGGGGAATAATTCCCAGAgggaaaagaataatttttctattttttccttGTGCTTCCCCGTACACTATCTGCGGgtgaccgatcgatcgattaaccgggaaaattaaatattttatttagatattaatttcctgTTTCTCGGCGAACAAATCGAAACTATCGTTTCACCGACATAACCGTAGATAAGGCGACGCCTTCCCAGAACGATATCAGAAGTCGCAATCTTACGGGTAGATAATGAtgaattccaatttttttttccctttccCAAGACTTGGCGCCGATAAGATAATTTCGCTGTCTTCTTCTTTGTGCGCTCGATACGCCGAACATCTGATTAAAAACGCTCGTGGGGCGAATTGCGCCATGTAATGCGACGAATTATTTCTCAATAATTTCGCGTTGAATGTGtaaaattcgttaaaatatcTACCTAGCGAAACGATTGTAGATGCGTAATACGGAGAGTCACTGAACCAAGAATCGTGGACTCTTCAAAATACCGACGCCCGTTTTTCATGGAACTTGACCAAATGATCTTATATGCAGCGTATCGCAAAATTGTGTAACATTTGCCGTTACAGAATCAACTGTCTATAAATCACTCGgtgttatacatatacaaaattacagatataatattgttgGAACTCCGACGGGAATCGCGTTTCGCAGATACGAAACGTGTTGGATTGCTAGATGTTGGGTCATCTTTCAGCTAGGTCAACAAATATTCCGCCCCCCGAACACCGAATGGGTTCTGCCGCGGAATTTTACGGATATTCGATCGATCGCTTCAAATTGGAAACAATGAAGTATAGCAAGCTGATTAAATCCTATTTTATCAAGCATCGGGATCTGCGTTCTTTAAATAAGttttgcaaaaaaatattgttctctTGCATAATCTTATCGTTTCCGAGAAAATGTATTACATAAGAACGATAGTTTCGATGTccattgtttaacaatttccgAGAAGAATTCAGCGAATGCTGCCACCTTTCACTGATTCATTTCACTTTCGAATACAGACTAGATCGAACGTGTTGGATCTAGCAATAAATAGGGGGTCCAAAttcaatgaaagaaattttttatctgGCGCAGGCTCGGACGCGTTGCGTCGGTATTTTTAGTCGTTCGGATGCCAGGTATCATCCTTTTGCGCAGTATAATCTCAAGGCAACACACCCGATATCCAGTTTCCTCTTGCCTATGCAGTCGGGGATTCCCTGTTACAGGCTCGACGCGCGACAGCTTGCGGAACAAGGTTGCTGACCGAGCGAGGCTCGATCCACTCTAATCGCTGCTCTTTATCTTCCAAAGGCGCTTAGCACCTAGAACAGgaaaatcgataattaaaagaagTTGAAACTAACATCCAATCAAGTATAATTCctacaagaatcaatttcttatACAATAGTAAAGGAAAACCTGTCTCAACCAGGAAAAATTGATCCTGGATTCTGTTGAATATGTTCGTCCATAGTATTTCCATAAGGAAAACAAGCATGTTGACAAACACTATTATTCCTTGACTTTCGCTTAGATGCAACTGCATTTTAGACCGATGTGCCGCGCATACCGCAAAAGTTCGATCGAAAGTGTTCGTTCCTCAAATGCTCAGGATTCCTGGGATTCGAAAGGATCCACGAGCTCGTCATTATAAAACGACCGGAGGATCTGTTACGCAACGAATTAACTTTCCAGTGTGTCGTCGTTAAAATAGAATCGTTACGGCGGTTCGTTACATGAGTAGCTCGATTCAATTATAGATCCTGGTTTGTCCTTTGCTGCGAGGTTCGTTTGTTGTTAATAttcttgttattgttattgttattattattgttgttgttattgttattattattgttgttgttattgtaaAGCTAAACGGAACTGCGTGATTACGTCAGACGAACAGGGACGAAACGTCCTCCTTATACGTCAGCCGGTACAAATTCGCTGTATCTGTATGTACAAAAGATAAATGGGGGGAAGCACAGATGCGTAATATCAACTTTTCACGATTCCCACAATGATCAGCGATTCCTGGGTTGATTCCTGTGCTTGGTTATCAGTGCAACCTGCTCGTTCGCCGGGGCTGATGAAACCGAACGATTCGAGACACCGGGGCTTGCATCATGACTCGGTACACAGGGCGGCTGAGCTATGTCGGAGCACTGGCACGTGCTATCGATCCGTCTTGCGAACTATAGTCGCCTTGTTGTGTCTAGTTACAATAGTCTCATGTGACCAAAATGCAATTTACTTAGACAAAATAATCTTCAATAGTTTTCGAGAGGGTTAAGCATTTTGTTCCGCTTCTGACgcaataaaacatatttctagTCGAGGTTCAACATTTAGTACAGTGGTCCACTAAACAAAAGCTAGTCAGAAGAAATTCCAGAAGACAAAAGCTAGAACAGAACCTTGCGGGCTCTCTGCTGGATTCCGCAGTCTGTAGTTATATTGTCCCACTTGCAAAGGAACTCATCTGCTTCGAGAGAATTGCTATGTCATGCAAACGtcttctctctcgttctctacTGCAATATCTCTCCCTTTTTACTCCAGGCTTATTGGTCCCTCTTTTGCAACAGGCTGAGGCTTCTGCACACGTTACAGGAAGTTCCTGACCCGACCAACACCGTATCACGGTACAACGCCTTCTAAGGTAGATGTATGCCCGCAACAGAATCGGTAACCATGACGTGGAACTTTCTTGCAGAGTGCGTCGGAATTCCTTTCGGTCCGCGGACTGCTTAGGTAGACACGATCGCGATCGGTGATAGCGACACAAGGCTGATCGTGTTTACGCTGAGTTCTATTTTCCCCAATGCGATTTATCGGAACCTGCATGGGGATAAACTATTATTGATTCTTTTCCATCGAATTCTCCAATATTGAACATTAATCTTGTTGCgacgaaattttaaatattaatgcgagGTTGGagctttaattttcttctcaacaatgaatttttcgGAAACCGATGACGATGAAGGAAATCGGTTCTCAGATTTAGAATTCACGAGGAAAAAACAATTCATTGTCACTCCAGTAAAGCaagtttcttaattattaaaaaagtaatgaaGATATTACTCATTGAGTCTGCAAGGTTCCGAGTCCTTGACATTTTAGAACACATCAACATTAACTGCTTCAACCCTTAGATATTAAGCTAGCATTTGTGTGGATCATTAAACGCTTGGACATTCAGAAATGTTGGGAACCTCGCTCGAAGAAGTACCAGGAAGCTTTAGTTGTTCGTGTAACTCCGTTTCTTGGTAAAGCTTTCCGTAGCGTCGATAAAAAGCTCCCGTGTGTGCACGTATGTGTGCCCGTACACGGAAAAGCTCGCGCCACGCTTTATCTGAAACTGCGCGCGCTCGTTCGCCGGATTCGTGGTAGGGGAAGCGCATGTATAAAAGGAGCGTGCTCCAGGCAACGCCGTCACTCGCTGTCGGAGCTCTGCAGAATACGACGTACGTCGGTAGAGTTCCATAAAGCACTTGCAAGAAGTACGGGGAAAAGTTTATCGTTGTTGCGTAAACGGACCGTGTACCTATCAGTTGACACAAGAAGAGAAGCATTTTAGTGAATTCAGTTTAACAATCGTCGACGAGTGTAATTCTCGTGATATCCTGGCAATAAAAGCCGAGAAAATTCCTACATTCAGTGAAGTGTGCAAACGAGGAACGTCGGGTTGTAGTTCGAGGAAAGCCAACGAAGAAGTACTCACGAACATGACACGCTGCCAGAGCCTCTCCTACGGATCCGCCACGATGGCCGAAAGGTACGAGAATCACAATTTGACACACGTGCCTTGAATTAGCTTTCTTCCTGTAATTGTGGTCAGCTGTTCTGTCGATTATACAAAAAGTGTTAGTAAAATTAACATATAGATAATTGACACTatgcacatttttttttttaaattattttttttgtctCCTACCGGATTAAGTCTCgctattatagaaatttatcaatttatgaaattaatcaaTCAAACACTTTTGAGTTAAACAACCCAACTGTTGCATTATGTTACGCCATATCAAAGTAAACCGTGTTGTATTTACCTTCGCGACTTCGGAGTATCTGTACTTCAGAAGTGGAGAGATTAAGAGGTTAGATTGCAATCCGATAAGCTGGCCACGTTACCCTAGCGATAATTCTGATTACACCGTGCCGCGATAATTATCCAATTGGGCGGAAGTTGTAACCAGAATTGTTAGCTAGCTATTTCACCGACAGTTTCTAACCTGTGAGACGACcaaacgaattaatttcttaattgattttttagtGGATCGCCATGGGCGGATAAGAAAGAATCTAGCTGTCCTAGAGGAACCATCACCTGCGGTATGCTGCCTACTTTACGAGCCTTGGCATCCAAAGGTTGCGAGATCAGCCAGGGCACCATCTGCCTGGTACCATTTGACACAGACATGGACTCCGCGAGCCACCTACAAATGATCCTCCTGGAGGCCTATTGTCGCGAGACAGGTATCAAGGTGTTACGGGTGTCCAGGGAAAGGATAAGAGATCATCTCTGCCCGGGAAGCTGCGACTTATCCTGCGTGCTAATCTCCAACGACGATCCATATTTCCTCGATCCTCCAGAGTGAATTTACGGATTGCTTGGGAAGCTTCCGGAACGGATATAGTCTCGACTGGACTCAGTCACGTgatcattttcgaaaaatggcGGTTGAGGAACACCGTTGGACCTACCGAAGAGTTTCTAATCGATTTCCCGCAAACCAGTGTGTTAGCGGACTGATGGATCGTTAAAAAAGAGCTCATTTGATAACGGACGATGATTAGCACTCTTGAGATAACAAGGATATCTACGCAACTTGCGACAGATATCGATCGCTGTGAACGTTCGTTGGATGCCACGTCGATTGTCTTACGGTAGACAATCTGCGGTATCCTACAGTGCGAAATGTAGCAAATTGCAAAACTCAAACAGGCAATGTTATCTTCGCCGTTTAACGTTGTCCAGAGCAATTGTAACTGCTCGAAGTCacgtgtgtatgtatgtgtgcACGCGCAACAGattactgtaatttttcaCAAGAGGATTCGATTGgagtttatttttgtaattgatgATTGCAGGAATTGTTGTAACtcgataatttttttgtaactgcatatttgtaattaacgaATGTGACTCTGGTGTACGCTCGTATCCTTTCGCCGTTCTATTCCAAGATAATGTCCATGAGTTTCTTTGCGGCCGACAAGGAGGCTGACCCAgagtcatttaatttcgtctaaaaattttcattgtactcctttctatgaaaataaaaatgactgcTCAAAACAGCAATGCTCGTCGTTACATCATTACGTCCTTCTCCATTTTGCGTACAAGAAGCATTAACTAGAACTTCTTGTTTTGGTTTATTTACAGCTCGCGAAGTACTTGAAGAACTCTAATATCTCGTCTATGGAGGATTTAAAAATCCTGAGCGTGACGTGAGTAGGtacattaaacaataaaaaggtCAATTATCGCTTAACGATGCTCAACGTTCatgttgaattaaattagaaagatTCGTGTAGCAATAGAACAAGGTAAAAGTAGACTGTTgttcattgaattaattacgtaGACCCACCTCCGAGATCACTTTCCATTTCTTCGGAAACTCAGAGGATGGAGACAGGATACGTGAGTCTCTAAACAGGCTGGTGCAGCGTCGGCGTTTGAGCGAGATCTCCCTGGAGTCGACTCACTTCACGTTTCAGCAGAAACCGGCTCTGAGACTAAAGGTATCcgtttattgaattattcataCGATAATGTACCCTTTGTTGCGAATTACTATCATTCGTCAATTACCTCTCCTCAGAGTCTCCGCCTGAATCAGGCGAGCGATCATGAAGTTCATCTTGGGGATGAAATCTCTCTGTCTTGCGTAGCTCAGGGcagttacaatattaattttgcctGGTACAAGGACAACATGCTGGTGAATACAAGCAAAGCTACCAGGTAAGGAAAAGCGTAGCTTCACGTTATCTATTTATTGAAAGGTCTAATCCCTAGAGGGCCTGAACCTTTTAAACAGTAAGGCCAGAAATAGTTTAGAACCTGGGGAATAAATCCTCTCTCCCAAGCACTTGACCTAACGAATATCATACCGCCCTGTTTATGACTGTCCATCAGGAATATCCGGTACAAGCACCCTCCAAATGATGGTTCAGACCTTCACACATCGCTGTTGATTGTTGAGAAAGCGACTATGCTTGACGCGGGTCAATACACTTGCCAAGTTGTCGAATGGGGTGTACAACAGTGTAAAAGCATCTACGTTGACGTAAGGGACGAGCCCAACGTCAAAGTGATGCCCATGAGCGCTACCATAGACAAGGTAATTCGATACCAATTCCCCTAAATTGATttgctaattattttcattgttttaggGAGGTAGCACGCAGTTGACATGCATGACACCTAATATGCCCAATATAGGGATAGGATTTGGTTGGACAAAAAATAAAGCATTACTGAAGCTCGAACTCGGCAGCGAAGTTTGGGAGGATCTCCATCCTGCAGGAAGCATATTGAAAATCACAAATGCACAGGTACATTTGTGGACATTCATCCAATgtgatttctttctttaactGTATTGTTGTCTTCTTCCAGAAATCTGCCATATACACCTGTAACGTGGCAGATAAGTCCATGTCTGTTAGGGTCGAAATAGTTAACAGGACACTCATACCGATTTGTCGAAAAGGCAAATCTCAGGACCTAACTTGGCCCGGCACAGCTCCTGGATCTGAAGCGCTGCTGGAGTGCCCACAACATTTTGTTGGCGACAAAGTATCCAGACTGTGTTCCATGAAGGACGCTACAACGCCTGAATGGCAAACGCCAGACTTTTCTCATTGTTTGTACGAACCGTTCACCGCACAGTATAACAAGGTACTAGCCCTATAATTAACTTCATTAATTCATTGTTGATAGTAACTATGTTATCCCTATTTCAATGTATCTAGTTCAAGAGTCTCACGCTGGGTTATCAAAACACCACAGGATCAGAGACAATACTAGCCTTTAGGGAAATTTTATGGTCACGTGCATTGCCACTCTACCCTGGTGAGGGAGATCGTATATTGAGCATATTGGCAGAAATCGAACGTTATCAGCACAGTCTTGACCCATTAGACCTACACATTTCGACAGAGCCTCTGATACGAATTATTAGTCGAATACTTAATGATGAAAATTCGATCTTGAGTCAACAGGTAAGGTGATACTGATAGATCGACGGACAAAAACATATCatccattaataatttttagaaagtcCTGCTGCTTCTCCAAATGACGCAACGGAGTTTGGTACAGTGGTCGAAAGTAGCCAGTGAACCTTACAAACATCTGTCTATGTCTTCTTTGGCAGTAGACGTTCAAGAACTGCA
This sequence is a window from Augochlora pura isolate Apur16 chromosome 9, APUR_v2.2.1, whole genome shotgun sequence. Protein-coding genes within it:
- the LOC144475384 gene encoding electron transfer flavoprotein beta subunit lysine methyltransferase-like; translation: MANIWRTWYRVTGSRRIPRGCVLEPEVVQTILGNTEISRNHMTPEIKLFLLTPNCNLYHAPFASVLEADEIKKRVFSEPFWSIYWPGGQALTRFILDEGKNIFPTSGNRVLDLGTGCGAAAIAAKLIGATTVLANDIDKVACTAASMNAALNHVELQVSQENLLQRSSSEKLADVIFVGDMLYDEEIAALLIPWFEKAWENGSRIYLSDPGRHGLTDYLKERLKLLRRYSLPENVRKENHGYYQCEIWEYLGSRRN
- the LOC144475385 gene encoding uncharacterized protein LOC144475385; this translates as MTRCQSLSYGSATMAESGSPWADKKESSCPRGTITCGMLPTLRALASKGCEISQGTICLVPFDTDMDSASHLQMILLEAYCRETGIKVLRVSRERIRDHLCPGSCDLSCVLISNDDPYFLDPPE